In Treponema vincentii, a single window of DNA contains:
- a CDS encoding ABC transporter permease, whose protein sequence is MWHILTLIFPYVIAYTIPLLITSLGGLYSERSGVTNLGLEGLMLIGGFSAAVTINLLQHSVPAGIVIPIGLLVAAVAGILFSLLHAFASITLKADQVISGTAINMLAAALTIYMARTITGSGNVRVAGIIRQDVPGLSKIPVLGLLFFSQVYWSTWLVLLILILSWILLYKTSFGLRLRACGEHPSAVASAGINVHRMRYFAVCASGALSALGGSIILVTYSGEFNGSVDGLGFLAIAALIFGQWKPFGILGATFFFGFARTVANVSQVIPALSGIPPVWLKIFPYLVTLIALVLFSKNSAAPKANGEPY, encoded by the coding sequence ATGTGGCATATTTTAACCCTTATTTTTCCATATGTAATTGCATATACGATTCCTCTTTTGATTACTTCGCTCGGTGGGCTATACAGCGAACGGAGCGGCGTTACGAACCTCGGCCTCGAAGGATTGATGCTGATCGGCGGTTTTTCCGCAGCGGTCACTATCAATTTGCTGCAACATTCCGTTCCGGCTGGGATTGTTATTCCTATCGGCTTGCTGGTTGCCGCTGTAGCCGGTATCCTTTTTTCGCTGTTGCATGCCTTTGCGTCGATTACACTGAAAGCGGATCAGGTTATCAGCGGTACTGCTATCAATATGCTCGCCGCCGCGTTAACCATCTATATGGCTCGTACCATAACCGGTTCGGGAAACGTACGTGTTGCAGGTATTATCCGGCAGGACGTCCCCGGACTTTCAAAAATTCCCGTATTGGGGCTGCTCTTCTTTTCGCAAGTGTATTGGAGCACGTGGCTGGTACTACTGATACTTATTCTATCGTGGATACTGCTGTATAAGACCTCGTTCGGGTTACGGCTGCGTGCTTGCGGCGAGCATCCGTCTGCCGTTGCGAGCGCCGGTATCAACGTACATCGGATGCGGTACTTTGCGGTATGTGCGAGCGGTGCGCTTTCCGCATTGGGCGGCTCCATCATTCTCGTAACCTATTCGGGAGAGTTTAACGGCAGCGTAGACGGACTTGGCTTCTTGGCTATCGCCGCTTTGATCTTCGGTCAATGGAAGCCGTTCGGTATTTTGGGTGCAACCTTCTTCTTCGGGTTTGCCCGTACCGTTGCGAACGTTTCGCAGGTTATCCCTGCTTTAAGCGGCATACCGCCGGTATGGCTCAAGATATTCCCTTATCTTGTTACGCTGATAGCCCTCGTACTATTCAGTAAAAACTCAGCCGCGCCAAAGGCAAACGGCGAACCGTATTAA
- a CDS encoding cytochrome c oxidase assembly factor Coa1 family protein, with protein MDTKIFLIIFLILWIEPIIAGIIVAKKKNRSPHWFWLGIWPGIGIWVFIVMLILKPLEICESCNKKIPNGAKLCPYCGKETVLANKTETEIKDIKKKQSKKIIITVVCVLFIIIGLSSIIVISIMQIFKMSIPFKHSIELIETNHEIMEYIGPDYKQIGMISGSINARGDSSGDASISYKIKGKNGISRVYVKAKKENGIWTYQKILFYKEVDSPNVVNLLEEK; from the coding sequence ATGGACACAAAAATATTCCTTATCATTTTTCTTATTTTATGGATTGAGCCAATAATAGCCGGCATAATTGTTGCAAAAAAGAAAAATCGCTCTCCCCATTGGTTTTGGCTTGGAATTTGGCCGGGAATAGGAATATGGGTTTTTATTGTAATGTTAATTTTAAAGCCTTTAGAAATCTGTGAATCATGTAATAAAAAAATTCCTAATGGGGCTAAACTTTGCCCCTATTGCGGAAAAGAAACAGTTTTAGCAAATAAAACCGAAACTGAAATCAAAGATATAAAGAAAAAACAAAGTAAGAAAATAATAATTACTGTAGTTTGTGTTTTGTTTATTATTATTGGCTTGTCCTCCATAATTGTTATTTCGATAATGCAAATATTTAAAATGAGCATACCATTCAAGCATTCAATAGAATTAATTGAAACAAACCATGAGATAATGGAGTATATTGGACCCGATTATAAACAAATAGGAATGATATCGGGATCAATTAATGCACGTGGAGATTCTTCCGGTGATGCTTCAATTTCATATAAGATAAAGGGAAAAAACGGAATTTCTAGGGTTTATGTAAAGGCTAAAAAAGAAAATGGGATTTGGACATATCAAAAAATCTTATTTTATAAAGAAGTTGATAGCCCTAATGTTGTGAATCTATTGGAAGAAAAATAA
- a CDS encoding transposase — MAKEKTPPHKVVMTEGKREIIKTLLSEYDIQSAQDIQEALKDLLGGTIKEMMEAEMEAHLGYEKSERSDNDDYRNGYKSKTVKSSIGEVELEVPQDRKSTFEPQVVKKGQKDISDIDHKIISMYAKGMTTVRFQTPSKTFTALMCLRVLFRCHR, encoded by the coding sequence ATGGCAAAAGAAAAAACACCACCACACAAAGTTGTAATGACTGAAGGCAAAAGAGAGATTATTAAAACTTTGCTTTCAGAATACGACATCCAGTCAGCGCAGGATATTCAGGAAGCACTGAAAGACCTTCTAGGCGGAACCATCAAAGAAATGATGGAAGCAGAGATGGAGGCTCACTTGGGATATGAAAAATCTGAGCGTTCTGACAACGATGATTACCGAAACGGTTACAAGTCAAAGACTGTAAAATCAAGTATCGGAGAAGTTGAACTGGAAGTTCCTCAAGACAGAAAATCAACTTTCGAACCGCAGGTCGTAAAAAAAGGCCAGAAAGATATTTCTGACATCGATCATAAAATCATATCAATGTATGCAAAGGGAATGACAACCGTCAGATTTCAGACACCATCGAAGACATTTACGGCTTTGATGTGTCTGAGGGTTTTATTCCGATGTCACAGATAA